The following proteins come from a genomic window of Nicotiana tomentosiformis chromosome 12, ASM39032v3, whole genome shotgun sequence:
- the LOC104098170 gene encoding protein TIFY 5A-like, which yields MRRNCNLELRLVPPCVSAFSPKDCTTIPYFSMRDNEGTEEKQQQQLTIFYNGKVVVFDATELQAKAIIYLASREMEENTKTSSPISEASSPLLQTQTGLSMKRSLQGFLQKRKNRIQATSPYHH from the exons ATGAGAAGAAACTGTAACTTGGAGCTAAGACTTGTTCCTCCTTGTGTTTCAGCTTTTTCTCCTAAAGATTGTACTACGATCCCTTACTTCTCCAt GAGGGATAACGAGGGCACAGAAGAGAAGCAACAGCAGCAGCTAACAATATTCTACAATGGAAAAGTTGTGGTTTTTGATGCTACAGAGCTGCAG GCGAAAGCAATAATATATCTCGCAAGTAGAGAAATGGAGGAGAATACAAAGACTTCATCACCAATTTCAGAGGCATCATCACCATTGTTACAAACTCAAACTGGTCTTTCCATGAAGAGATCTTTGCAAGGATTTCTGCAAAAGAGAAAGAATAGAATTCAAGCAACTTCTCCATATCATCACTAG